From a single Penaeus vannamei isolate JL-2024 chromosome 25, ASM4276789v1, whole genome shotgun sequence genomic region:
- the LOC113812134 gene encoding ankyrin-3, which yields MGGVLSSFFQSGSALLSSGNHRTVSESTKKNIRIVFDALRANPRVTVQRLEGLLSAIPKNENLLYVHNEEGYNLLQKVVGINNVEMVRWCLTRNVDVNRGVCSLPLHIACLRGYEDCVEVLLKHGARIDVEARMCWPGPHNQNCEQRGKYCVPDVAMGDRSSDKLQNAIYYAIDGDQVDILELLTQQGEDHWLPWQQKRPLLHIACERGAWNCVRYLVLERSDEINQCYDEYYPIHQAALHDLKFLDLLIQCAAETTVRTYTQQMTLLHVVFLLGKKSAEDTLETVKLLLQHGLKEHINTADSLGNTPLHALIVRYALEEARYGYDLDPPPWNKWDMLHIVRYLLQNGASPSINQPGNSALACVLRHVRDWEFRYELLDMLLHYGGNPNLVGRDGSVPLMVCLVPLINKDPLHHFTHTMKVFYLNCVRILCKHGANPNCSSRSNLTPLHVLMFTASENLSLSREEDKAGAFTFIRQLLVILLQHGLDPNVRFSQRTQHILLSLMDMVQNARAPSDLDHVYDLTTTLLQYGANPNINISTTEPMICHSQSSVFLKKSSNQVLYYYVQLLIRKEELLIDPDQRFARLLHLYYLAMDHKELHQCLKILYTQTSLVPMKRPLTQVLRDLYTKPRTLKQICRVIIYDSLERRTTQNVNKLPLPGILKDYILNFDP from the exons ATGGGGGGGGTGCTGTCCTCCTTCTTCCAGTCTGGCAGTGCACTCCTGTCATCCGGCAACCACCGAACTGTATCCGAGTCAACCAAGAAAAACATCCGCATAGTCTTTGATGCGCTGAGGGCCAATCCTAGGGTGACTGTGCAGCGTCTGGAGGGCCTGCTGTCTGCCATTCCCAAG AATGAAAACCTCCTCTACGTACACAATGAGGAAGGCTACAACCTCCTTCAAAAGGTCGTGGGTATCAACAATGTGGAGATGGTCAGGTGGTGCCTCACACGGAATGTGGATGTCAACCGAGGAGTTTGCTCTCTACCCCTTCATATAGCATGCCTCAGAGG ATACGAGGACTGTGTTGAAGTGCTGCTCAAACATGGGGCCAGAATTGATGTTGAGGCCCGAATGTGCTGGCCTGGGCCACACAACCAGAACTGTGAGCAGCGGGGAAAGTACT GTGTGCCTGATGTGGCAATGGGGGACAGATCCAGTGATAAATTACAGAATGCTATATATTATGCCATTGATGGAGACCAG GTCGACATACTGGAGTTGCTGACCCAGCAAGGAGAGGACCATTGGTTACCTTGGCAACAGAAACGGCCTTTGCTCCATATTGCCTGTGAACGTGGAGCCTGGAACTGTGTTAGGTATTTAGTGTTAGAAAG GTCTGATGAGATCAACCAGTGCTACGATGAGTACTACCCCATCCACCAAGCGGCACTCCACGATCTTAAATTCCTCGACCTCCTTATTCAGTGCGCAGCCGAGACCACTGTGCGCACCTACACCCAACAAATGACCCTCCTCCATGTGGTTTTCCTGTTAGGCAAGAAGAGTGCTGAGGACACTTTAGAGACAGTAAAGTTGTTACTCCAGCATGGCTTGAAAGAACACATAAACACTGCTGACTCTTTGGGCAATACACCTCTCCATGCTCTAATTGttcg ATATGCCCTGGAGGAAGCTCGCTATGGCTATGACCTCGATCCTCCTCCATGGAACAAATGGGATATGCTCCACATTGTCAGATACCTACTCCAAAATGGGGCATCTCCTAGTATCAATCAGCCCGGGAACTCAGCCCTGGCGTGTGTGCTGAGACATGTGCGCGACTGGGAGTTCCGCTATGAATTGCTGGACATGCTATTACACTATGGCGGAAACCCCAATCTTGTAGGCAGGGATGGTTCGGTGCCTCTCATGGTTTGCTTAGTCCCTCTGATCAACAAAGATCCACTGCACCATTTTACCCACACAATGAAG GTATTCTACTTAAACTGTGTGAGGATACTGTGCAAACATGGTGCTAATCCGAACTGCTCATCACGATCAAACCTCACACCTCTGCATGTCCTGATGTTCACTGCCagtgagaatctctctctctctcgagaagaGGATAAAGCAGGTGCTTTCACGTTTATTCGGCAGCTACTTGTTATTCTTCTACAGCATGGTCTTGATCCCAACGTAAG GTTCAGTCAGCGGACGCAACATATCCTGCTGTCTTTGATGGACATGGTACAAAATGCCAGAGCCCCGAGTGATCTAGACCATGTCTATGACTTGACGACAACCCTTCTGCAATATGGAGCCAATCCCAACATTAACATTTCTACGACCGAACCTATGATCTGCCATTCCCAGTCATCTGTCTTCCTAAAAAAGTCATCCAATCAG GTACTTTATTATTATGTGCAGCTGTTAATTAGGAAGGAAGAGCTGCTGATTGACCCAGACCAGAGGTTTGCTCGGCTGCTGCACCTCTACTACTTGGCCATGGACCACAAAGAGTTGCACCAGTGTCTCAAGATCCTGTACACTCAGACGTCACTTGTGCCCATGAAGCGTCCCTTGACACAGGTTCTGAG AGACCTCTACACAAAACCCAGGACCTTGAAACAAATATGCCGAGTAATCATCTATGATTCCTTGGAGAGAAGAACCACCCAGAATGTCAATAAACTACCACTTCCAGGGATACTGAAAGATTATATTCTGAACTTTGATCCTTGA